CATGTAGCATGATTTGATCCCCCTTTTCCACCAAACCACGATCGCAACCATCCACCTAAAAGGAGATAAAAAGGGGTCGTCACGGACATCGATTTTTACCTGCAATGGGGCGGTGCGGGGATCGAACCGAGAAGCGGAATTACGGGACAAAACGGGGTAACGCCCACATGGCCAAGCTCTGAGAAAGTGAGAACACACTGATGAATAATGATGGTCACTTTCGATCGGATCGGACGAGAGATGGAGGAGGAACGGAGGGTTGGTGATGACTTGGGGTTTGGTGGAGCGCATAATTGTGTGAAGGGTCCGGTTGATTTGGCCAACTGCTCGCTCCCTCTTTTACGTGGGAATCTGTCTCAAAGACGTGTGTACATACACCACCCACTTGCTTTCTAGAAAGGGTCTATATGAGGAATGATGAGTTGTGACCCTTCtacatcttgatttttttaaaaggggtAGAGAGAAACTTTGCTGCTCGTACCTTTTCATGAATCTCCTTTCGTTTGGGGGGGATTCTTATTATTGTATGCGGAACTTGCGTACGAAGAACCAAGGAGAGTTTAATCTAGAAGGACGTGAAGGAAGGACGGGGTAACAACACGCAATCGCAATTCGCATTCAAAGAGACGAAAGCTGGATAGTTCCTTCACCAGTCATGAGACGAATTGTTATTAATGTTCTTCGCGGTGGCTAAACATAGGGACGGCATGTCGTGCATGGATGCGCTCGAGATGTCTGACCATGAACCATGGACCTGCGCCTATTATATTGTCCTGAGCAATAACTGACCAACCTTGAATTGGTCGTTGGCCCGCCATAGAGCCTGAGCCTCATGAATCAATTCTTTTTTCGTCTGACCAGACGAAACAACCATTGTTCGTTAACATACAAGTCTATCACCATCGATCAGATCACAAGTTGTTAGCCCCTTCATTTGTTTATGCTATGTATGAAAGCATGCATTTCTCTGAGCAAGAAGAGAATAATTCACGTCAGTTACTAATTGAATTTTGAAGGGTTTGGTTCAGGAGGGCAAAAGTAATTTGCAAATTACGAACGCCAGTGCGAGTTATTCAACTCTCCCATACCAGACCGAATTTGAACGtgagaaatatgaaaaagacTACCCATTTCATGAGAGGATAAATTTTGTGCGCCCCACTTATGTGAACCCTATAGAAACGAGCATTTGAATATGACTGGCCTCTCGCGGTGCCCATGATATGACGAGTCTTACTCAAATGCAAGCACGTATTGGATCCTTTTTCGGCATGCATCTAACCAAGAGCTGGTTAAAGGCATTAGATTAAGTtcaggaaaagataaaagaagcaTTTAAAATTTAGCAGTATATCAACATAATCCTGGCTTAGTCAGAACAAATAGTGGAAAAGCACATGACAAACCATAAAGCTGAACCCTTCATCTTGGGGTAACCCAACCCATCGGTTAGATCTTTCCCATCGACATTAACTATACACAGACTGTACCAGATTCAACTGGTAATGCGTTCAAGAATAATATTCCTGAATTCTGCTATATTTTCTTGATTCTGCAATATTTTCTTGATGCCATGGTATACTGTAAAAAGCTGAAAGCTGAAAATCACTCGTTGACCAGTATATCAACCCAAGAGACAGCTAAGCTAAGCATTCCGACAAGATTAAGCAGGTGGTTCAAATGATACAGCAACTCTCTCTATTTGCGTATAATGATATGAGAGCCAATCAAAATCAATGTCCCCTGTTCATAGCTCCTCAAGCTCCTCAGACTAGATGAGCACTCCAACAGCAGGGAGGAATATGCTACTAAATGCCACGGAACTATCAGAGAGAACAAAGCGTGAAGCCACCGTAGGTTAAATTAGGGTAGCAAATAAGTCTGAGCTTCTCATGAGTTCCTTGAGCTCAACTCACAGACTATTCAAGTCAGCTCGATTCTTTTCAAATTCGAGTTGAATTTGCGTAGCTTGAGCACTTATTGAGCTCAAAGTTAAATGTACTAGACAGAGtcaccaaaagaacaaaatatgTTAAGACTCCAAGTAGCATGAGAGCATAGCTGGCAGAAATTTTTTCCCATATTCTTATTGTAATCGAACATTTTTAAATAccataatgaaaaagaaaatcttattcAGCTCAAACTCGAACAAAAATTCACCTTTGAGAGTTTGAGCTCACTCAAGCtcaaatttaaattgaattgagatcaaatttgTGCAGTAAAGCTTGTTGCTCTACTAGACATCTGATAATGAATAAGGTCGACCTTTAGTGTGCTTAACTTCATAAAACTTCTCATCAATTCATGGTCTAGCTttagaaatggaagaaaagctCAATCGAGCTCAATATAAGTACCAAGCCCTCGCACAATTCAAAAGGAGTTGCGCTGGAGTAGTAAACTGTCCTATTGGAATGAACTCGATAGATTCTCCAAGATCACCTTACCCTGAAGCATGTTTGTATGAAAAAAGGTAGCAACATAAGTGCCATATAATTGGATGGAAAGTCCAAATTAGTCACAGAAACTTAAAATACTTGGGATGACCATATAGGACtcataaaaaagggaaaaggggaagaaagaagatctTACAAGCAGAGCATGATTCATTACATCCACGCACCCTGATGCAGCATGGAGGTGGGGAAGCCAAAAAATGGGGAAATCAAAAATAGACTCCGAAAGAAATTAATTAGAGTTTGATATAGATTTTCTCAATTGTCATGCATGCCAAATAACTTATTCTAGTGAAACATAGTGTTCCAAGGAGCAAACCGCTGGTTAAGCAATAATTAATTCCTGTGGaacatcaagatgaagatcaaTGCATTGATCAGTTCAGTTGGATCAATTCGCTAAGATTAGGCTAACGGACAGAAATTAAGCTATCGAATCCAATAATACAAAACCAAGGTAGGAGCGGCAAAAGAGAAGTTCACCTCTATGGAAGCATAAGTTTCTTGTTTAAGATCACCTAAGAAAGAGCatggattgaaaagaaaacacaagcTACCTATATCACATGTTATGTGATACCAAGTTCTGCTAATAGCGAAAAGTAATCAGATGGTTATCTCATTAGCATTCCCATCCAACATTATACAAACTCACAGACACTAGTGAACAACTTCCAATTGATAGTTCCAAATGGAAAGGAAGGAAGCATAACTATCGAAGAATAGGGAAATTAATTAAAGCTAATTCGATCGACAATGAAAAACATTCATTCGCAAAtttgaaaatacaaaataatagcaTTGAGCAACATATGAGAAGCATAATTAGCTACAAATTAAATTATGCTCTTCAAGACATTGGTCAAAATTTTCAGATAGACTTACACTTCTTGCCCAAAACCTCATATAGGAACTATGAATAAAAATTACTTCCGTTCTAACCATGATaaacatagagaaaaaaatgaactgCTACATGCAAGGAACAGCCGGACAGCCCATTGCTACTTTGGAACCACAAAGAAGCAACCCAAATATGCAGAGAAGATACCACAAGGAAAAGCAAGAGAGAACGCAAGACTGTACAATTGAAGGAAGCAAGAGGTCCAATCACCCATGAGGAGAAAAGTAACCAAAGCTCCTTGATCAGGATATTCATGACCTAAATGTAACTTCCCTGTTCACTTCTAACAATCCCTTTCACACAAAGCTCATAAGTGGGGAAAGAATCAATCACTGAATACTTACTCGATATCTAGTACATAAACCATGCAGATCCTAAACAGAGGTAATAAGCTCTGGGCGCGGTTCAAGCATAGAAATCTGTACAGACAATGACTAATTGGCCAGAGAAAGCACACTCTCCATACGCATTCATCTTTTACTGAGGTGTTAGTTGTATGAAATGCAAAGTTACATATGTATATACATGCTCTCACTCAATGGTGATACAGATGAAGGATTACACCATCCGCTATAACTGCTTCATTCAGCTTGGGCAATAGTTTCCAATGTTATGCCAAAAGCGCACATTACAAAGTTACAGATACCACCGAAAAAAAGACAGCTTGATAAATGAAAACTGAGTGCCTGTGTTTAAGAGATCTCACTGACTATAACCAAAAACAGGAAGTGTCTCTGTGTTTCCAATTTTGATTCTACTCAGCTTCATCCACCTGCTCAGCATCAGGTATCAACTCTTCTGATGCATCATTGGACTGCaagctttctttattttgtagCTTCAGAAATTGCTTACTTCGTGCCACTCTTAACGGTCTCCCCATGAAATCCTGAAGCAATTCGGCCAAAATACATGTTACAATATGATGCTTACACTCCAAGTACAGATCAGCAGATGATGAATTAAGTGTGTATCAACAAACTGCTCACCTTCCCCTCAAAGGTTGTCAAGGCTGCCTCAGCCTCTTTCTTGGATTTGAAGGAAACAAATCCATATCCAGAAGACCTTCTTGGATTGTCATGAAATATAACTTCCGCAGAGGCAACCTTACCACTCCCAGCGTCGAAGAACTCCCTCAGGTCTTTCGCTCTAGCCTCATACGACAGGTTAGCTATGAACAAGTTGAATGTTGCAATTGGTCTGGGTTGCGCAGGAGGGGGCGATTTCTTCTTTCGCAGTTTCGCATAGTTGACTTTCAACACTCTACCCTCGAATTCCTGcaaaatattcataaaagaaCTAAAATTTTAGCCCAGGATAAAACATTTCCATGACGATACACTTGAAACACATCTTGCACCACCTGATTTCATCTTATGGGGGTTCAAGCGTGTAACTCAATGGCAATAAGGAACTGAAAAGCCAGATATACACGAATGAATCACATTGACACTGCATATAGGTTTGACTTCCCCTCGGTCAGTAGTCAAGTAACTTCAGATTACTCTTACACTACCATAAAACATCAGGCAACAAAACCATTaccaaagaaggaaaattcaacACCCAATCACTACAAAAGGTacatgaacaagagagagaaacatgCTTACGGACGATTCGAGACTGTTGAGGGCATTGAGAGCCTCCTCAGCTGAACCCATCTCCACAAAAGCTAGACCCCTGTTCCTCATCTTGTTATGCATCGAAAGCTGAAACGGAAATAACGAAATGCACAACCCATCATCACCCGACGAATTCCTCATTCCAAGAAAAAGCGAAATCCATCCATCCACGCGACCAGACAAACAACGAGAAGCAACGGAGCACAAACCTCGACTTCCACGACCGTCCCGTGCTTCTCGAACAACGACCGAACGTCCTCGGCAGTACAAGTCCAGGGGACGTTCTGGGCAATCAATCTGGTCTTCGAGAACTCcgcttcctcctcttctttttctactcGGGCG
The sequence above is drawn from the Eucalyptus grandis isolate ANBG69807.140 chromosome 11, ASM1654582v1, whole genome shotgun sequence genome and encodes:
- the LOC104416317 gene encoding 29 kDa ribonucleoprotein A, chloroplastic produces the protein MASLLRHPQCFPSTSPFSGDAFSSAPAHPSRSPAFLSLPLPKSPASSPLRRSLESKSRRPSLLFRLSCAPSATSTLSVETQSSADDDGGARVEKEEEEAEFSKTRLIAQNVPWTCTAEDVRSLFEKHGTVVEVELSMHNKMRNRGLAFVEMGSAEEALNALNSLESSEFEGRVLKVNYAKLRKKKSPPPAQPRPIATFNLFIANLSYEARAKDLREFFDAGSGKVASAEVIFHDNPRRSSGYGFVSFKSKKEAEAALTTFEGKDFMGRPLRVARSKQFLKLQNKESLQSNDASEELIPDAEQVDEAE